One segment of Aquimarina sp. BL5 DNA contains the following:
- the rimK gene encoding 30S ribosomal protein S6--L-glutamate ligase has product MNIKILSRSASLYSTNALVQAAVKRNHNVQVIDPLNCDIIIEKKKPEIYYKGKKLDHVDAVIPRIGSSITFYGTAVVRQFEMMNVFTTVQSQALVNSRDKLRSLQILSKAGLGLPKTVFTNYSKDVSEVISHVGGAPLIIKLLEGTQGLGVVLAETKTAAESVLEAFNGLQARVIVQEYIKEAKGADIRVLVVDGQVVGAMKRQGKEGEFRSNLHRGGSAQIIELSDEEENAAIKAAKSLKLGVAGVDMLQSERGPLILEVNSSPGLEGIQTATGKDIAKTIIRYIERSV; this is encoded by the coding sequence ATGAACATAAAAATACTATCTCGCAGTGCGAGTTTATATTCTACAAACGCATTAGTACAAGCTGCAGTAAAACGTAATCATAATGTGCAAGTGATAGACCCATTAAACTGCGATATTATTATTGAAAAGAAAAAACCAGAAATCTATTACAAAGGGAAAAAATTGGATCATGTAGATGCAGTAATTCCTAGGATAGGATCTTCGATTACATTTTATGGTACAGCCGTCGTAAGACAGTTTGAGATGATGAACGTTTTTACTACAGTTCAATCACAAGCATTGGTAAATTCTAGGGATAAGTTAAGAAGTCTTCAGATTCTTTCTAAGGCAGGATTAGGATTGCCAAAAACTGTATTCACGAATTATTCTAAGGATGTTTCTGAAGTGATTTCTCACGTGGGAGGCGCTCCACTTATCATAAAATTACTAGAAGGAACGCAAGGATTAGGTGTGGTTTTAGCAGAAACAAAGACTGCTGCAGAATCTGTTTTAGAGGCTTTTAATGGATTACAAGCCAGAGTAATTGTTCAGGAATACATAAAAGAGGCAAAAGGGGCAGATATTAGGGTGTTGGTCGTGGATGGTCAGGTTGTTGGAGCAATGAAAAGACAAGGAAAAGAAGGTGAGTTCCGGTCGAATTTACATAGAGGCGGTAGTGCGCAAATTATTGAATTATCTGATGAGGAAGAGAATGCTGCGATAAAGGCTGCAAAGTCTCTAAAGTTAGGAGTTGCTGGAGTAGATATGCTACAAAGTGAAAGAGGACCCCTTATTTTAGAAGTGAATTCATCTCCCGGTTTGGAAGGAATTCAAACAGCAACCGGAAAAGATATAGCAAAGACTATTATTCGATATATCGAAAGAAGTGTATAA
- a CDS encoding response regulator has translation MPHNTKSVCIIDDDNMYIHLVSKIIELKKLSEKVIVFNNGKEALDFFIKSIQDTEESSVPQVIFLDLNMPIMDGWEFLEEFTKIKDKISKKIDLYVVSSSIDTRDIDRAKSIRVVSDYLTKPIRLDDFEKILV, from the coding sequence ATGCCCCATAATACAAAGAGTGTTTGCATCATTGATGATGACAACATGTACATTCATTTAGTTAGTAAAATTATAGAACTAAAAAAATTATCCGAGAAAGTAATTGTATTTAATAACGGTAAAGAAGCGTTAGACTTTTTTATTAAATCAATACAAGATACAGAGGAGAGTAGTGTTCCTCAGGTTATATTTCTTGATCTGAATATGCCCATTATGGATGGTTGGGAATTTCTAGAAGAATTCACAAAAATCAAGGATAAAATTAGCAAAAAAATAGATCTATATGTGGTAAGTTCCTCTATCGATACTAGAGATATTGATAGAGCAAAATCTATCAGAGTAGTATCCGATTACCTTACCAAACCGATTCGTCTTGATGATTTTGAAAAAATTCTAGTCTAG
- the uvrC gene encoding excinuclease ABC subunit UvrC, which yields MQKPSLDIQLKILPTGPGVYQYYDKDDKLLYVGKAKNLKKRVTSYFTKSHDNYKTKVLVKKISTIKHIVVETETDALLLENNLIKKHQPRFNVMLKDDKTYPWICIKKERFPRVFPTRNLIKDGSEYFGPYTNFKTVNTLLDLIKGLYQLRTCNYDLSQQKIESGKYKVCLEYHLGNCKGGCEGYQEEEEYRQNIEAIRQIVKGNFRDSLNRFRKQMADHAEKMEFEDAQRIKEKIEVLEKYQAKSTVVNPKISNVDVFSIISDESYGYVNFLQLSYGAIIRSHTTEIKKKLEETDKELLELAIIELRQRFGSRSKEIFVPIKVDVGEDLKITIPQLGDKKKIVDLSLRNAKYFRQERFKQIKIVDPDRHVKRLMAQMKKDLRLPEEPIHIECFDNSNIQGTNPVAACVVFKNGKPSKKEYRKFNIKTVQGANDFASMEEVVYRRYKRLLDEEQPLPQLVIVDGGKGQLSSGLKALDDLNLRGKITIIGIAKRLEEIYYPGDSIPLYLDKKSESLKIIQHLRNEAHRFGITFHRQKRSKAALDTELDTIPGIGEKTVVELLKHFRSVKRISKATKKELAEVVGDSRATKVYNYYLSKKE from the coding sequence ATGCAGAAACCTTCATTAGATATACAGCTTAAAATATTACCAACAGGTCCAGGAGTCTATCAATATTATGATAAAGACGACAAGCTCCTGTATGTAGGTAAAGCCAAAAACCTTAAAAAAAGAGTTACTTCTTATTTTACCAAAAGTCACGATAATTATAAGACGAAAGTATTGGTTAAAAAAATCAGTACGATAAAGCATATTGTCGTAGAAACTGAAACAGATGCATTACTCTTAGAAAATAATCTTATAAAGAAGCATCAACCTCGTTTTAACGTAATGCTTAAGGATGATAAAACATATCCCTGGATTTGCATAAAAAAAGAACGTTTCCCGAGAGTTTTTCCTACTAGAAATCTTATAAAGGATGGTTCAGAATACTTTGGGCCTTATACAAATTTTAAAACAGTAAATACCCTTTTAGATCTTATCAAAGGCCTATACCAATTAAGAACCTGCAATTATGATTTATCACAACAAAAAATCGAAAGTGGAAAATATAAGGTGTGTCTAGAGTATCATTTGGGTAATTGCAAAGGTGGATGTGAAGGATATCAAGAAGAAGAAGAATATCGTCAAAACATAGAAGCAATTCGCCAAATAGTAAAAGGTAATTTTAGAGATTCTCTTAATAGATTCCGAAAACAAATGGCAGATCATGCCGAAAAAATGGAGTTTGAAGATGCACAACGAATAAAAGAAAAAATCGAAGTTCTCGAGAAATATCAGGCTAAATCTACTGTTGTTAATCCTAAAATCAGTAATGTAGATGTTTTCTCAATAATTTCAGATGAATCTTACGGTTATGTAAATTTTCTTCAGCTTTCTTACGGTGCCATTATACGATCACACACCACAGAAATTAAAAAGAAACTCGAAGAAACAGATAAGGAATTATTAGAACTGGCAATCATAGAACTACGACAACGATTCGGTTCTCGATCCAAAGAAATATTTGTTCCAATTAAGGTGGATGTTGGTGAAGACCTAAAAATTACAATTCCACAACTAGGAGATAAAAAGAAAATCGTAGACTTATCGTTACGAAACGCAAAATACTTCCGTCAGGAACGATTTAAGCAAATTAAAATTGTTGACCCTGATAGGCATGTAAAGAGGTTAATGGCTCAGATGAAAAAAGACCTGAGATTACCTGAAGAACCAATACACATAGAGTGTTTTGATAACTCTAACATACAAGGAACGAATCCAGTGGCTGCTTGTGTAGTCTTTAAAAATGGTAAACCAAGTAAAAAAGAATATAGAAAATTCAACATTAAAACTGTACAAGGGGCAAACGATTTTGCATCTATGGAAGAAGTTGTATATCGCAGATACAAACGATTATTAGATGAAGAACAACCACTACCACAATTGGTAATTGTAGATGGAGGAAAAGGTCAACTTTCTTCTGGGTTAAAAGCTTTAGACGACCTTAATTTAAGAGGAAAAATAACTATTATTGGAATAGCAAAAAGACTGGAAGAAATCTATTATCCCGGAGATTCAATACCTTTATATTTAGATAAAAAATCAGAATCACTAAAAATAATACAACATCTTAGAAACGAAGCGCATCGTTTTGGTATTACATTTCATAGGCAAAAAAGAAGTAAGGCCGCACTAGATACAGAACTGGATACAATTCCTGGGATAGGGGAAAAAACAGTTGTAGAATTATTGAAACATTTTAGGTCTGTAAAAAGAATTAGTAAAGCAACCAAAAAAGAACTTGCGGAAGTAGTTGGAGATTCGCGCGCAACCAAAGTGTATAATTACTATCTTTCTAAAAAAGAATAA
- a CDS encoding lipoprotein signal peptidase has protein sequence MSLKKSILVIILVLLIDQISKIYIKTSFTLHEEVPVFSWFRIVFVENKGMAWGFELPGNYGKLVLTLFRLVAITGIGYWLYDSVKKNSSRILTFCISLIFAGAFGNILDSIFYGIFFSASTDVQIAEFLPESGGYESVFYGKVVDMIQFTFYDDILPDWIPFLGGKHFSFFDPVFNIADSAISIGVFLLLVFNKRAFPKKEEIAEVLD, from the coding sequence ATGTCCTTGAAGAAGTCTATTTTAGTTATAATCTTAGTTCTGCTAATAGATCAGATTTCCAAAATTTATATCAAAACTAGCTTCACTCTTCACGAAGAAGTACCTGTTTTTAGTTGGTTCCGAATTGTATTTGTAGAAAATAAAGGAATGGCTTGGGGGTTTGAACTTCCAGGAAATTATGGGAAACTCGTACTTACATTATTCAGATTGGTCGCAATTACTGGTATTGGATATTGGCTATATGATTCTGTAAAAAAGAACAGTTCTAGAATTCTTACGTTTTGTATTTCTTTAATTTTTGCAGGAGCTTTTGGAAATATCTTAGATTCCATTTTTTATGGTATCTTTTTTAGTGCAAGTACTGACGTTCAAATCGCAGAATTTTTACCTGAAAGCGGTGGATATGAAAGTGTATTTTATGGGAAAGTAGTAGATATGATCCAATTTACTTTTTATGATGATATTTTACCCGATTGGATTCCTTTCTTGGGAGGAAAACATTTCTCTTTCTTTGATCCTGTATTTAATATTGCCGATTCTGCTATTAGTATTGGTGTATTCTTATTATTAGTTTTTAATAAAAGAGCTTTCCCTAAGAAAGAAGAAATAGCAGAAGTTCTAGACTAG
- a CDS encoding succinylglutamate desuccinylase/aspartoacylase family protein, whose amino-acid sequence MIREKEKDLLRILGEEIPLGTSKTINFNIANLYTSTKVEIPIIIERSKKSGPTVLITAGIHGDEINGVEVVRQIIAKKINRPAKGTIICIPVLNVFGFLSMNRSFPDGRDLNRVFPGTKSGSLASRFAYQFVNEILPVADFCLDFHTGGASRFNAPHIRVDGKNEKLLEFAKIFNAPFTMFSKNLDGSYRATCAKKGINILLFEGGKSQNSNRDIAREGVHGTMRVLNHLDMLNPSFAIPEIKAETIFIKKSSWLRAKYSGLLHVKIPYGKLVEKGEHLATITDPYGKMRHVVKANNDGYIINVNEAPIVYKGDAIFHITTVLGDEKFE is encoded by the coding sequence ATGATAAGAGAAAAAGAGAAAGATTTACTAAGAATTCTTGGAGAAGAGATTCCACTTGGGACTAGTAAAACAATCAATTTTAATATTGCGAATCTATATACTTCTACAAAAGTAGAAATTCCTATTATTATTGAGCGATCAAAAAAATCAGGGCCAACAGTATTGATTACTGCGGGAATTCACGGAGATGAAATTAATGGAGTAGAAGTGGTTCGTCAGATCATAGCTAAAAAAATTAACAGACCTGCAAAAGGAACTATTATTTGTATTCCTGTTCTTAATGTATTTGGTTTTTTAAGTATGAATAGGTCTTTTCCAGATGGTAGAGATTTAAATAGGGTATTTCCAGGAACGAAAAGTGGTTCGTTAGCTAGTCGTTTTGCATATCAGTTCGTTAACGAAATTCTACCAGTAGCAGATTTTTGTTTGGATTTTCATACAGGAGGAGCTAGTAGATTTAATGCGCCGCATATTCGCGTGGATGGCAAGAATGAAAAGTTATTGGAATTTGCAAAGATATTTAACGCTCCATTCACAATGTTTTCTAAGAATTTGGATGGTTCTTATCGCGCTACTTGTGCTAAGAAAGGAATCAATATTTTATTATTTGAAGGAGGGAAATCACAAAACAGTAATAGAGATATAGCCAGAGAAGGTGTTCATGGTACAATGAGGGTACTAAACCATTTAGATATGTTGAACCCTTCCTTTGCAATCCCAGAAATCAAAGCAGAAACAATATTTATAAAAAAAAGTTCTTGGTTGCGTGCTAAGTATAGTGGATTACTGCATGTAAAAATCCCGTACGGGAAGCTTGTCGAGAAAGGTGAACATTTAGCTACAATTACTGATCCCTATGGAAAAATGAGACACGTGGTAAAAGCTAATAATGATGGGTATATCATAAATGTCAATGAAGCACCAATAGTTTATAAAGGGGATGCAATTTTTCATATTACAACAGTTTTAGGAGATGAAAAATTTGAATAA
- a CDS encoding 5-formyltetrahydrofolate cyclo-ligase, producing the protein MNKKDLRKKYKELRSKLSEDEIDDLSMDIANNLLKMSIWEQSFYHVFLSIQNKREINTEFILHILQGKDKNIVVSKSNFENNTLEHILLTDGTILKVNSWGIPEPTDGIPIPEDKTQVVFIPLLAFDEKGNRIGYGKGFYDKFLAKCNPDTLKIGLSFFSPEKEIKEVLPTDIRLDYCVTPLNVYTFN; encoded by the coding sequence TTGAATAAAAAAGACCTAAGAAAAAAATATAAAGAACTGAGATCCAAACTTAGTGAAGATGAGATTGATGATTTAAGCATGGATATTGCAAATAATTTACTGAAGATGTCAATCTGGGAGCAATCTTTTTATCACGTTTTTTTATCGATCCAAAACAAAAGAGAAATTAATACAGAATTTATACTCCATATTCTTCAAGGGAAAGATAAAAATATAGTGGTATCTAAAAGTAATTTCGAAAACAACACCTTAGAACATATATTGCTAACCGATGGGACTATTCTTAAGGTGAATTCTTGGGGTATTCCTGAACCCACTGATGGCATTCCAATTCCTGAAGATAAAACCCAAGTAGTCTTTATTCCACTGTTGGCTTTTGATGAAAAAGGAAATCGTATAGGTTATGGTAAAGGTTTTTATGATAAGTTCTTAGCTAAGTGTAATCCGGACACTCTTAAAATTGGGCTTTCCTTTTTTTCTCCGGAAAAAGAAATTAAAGAAGTTTTACCAACCGATATTCGTCTTGATTATTGTGTAACACCGTTAAATGTTTATACTTTTAACTAG
- a CDS encoding patatin-like phospholipase family protein, giving the protein MQSTSNKVLNILLVVVVLFASKTIFSQDKDILEIHDNPEDEDVKVGLVLSGGGAKGLAHIGALKIIEEAGIRIDYIGGTSMGAIIGSLYASGYTAKELDSIFRAVDFNVLIQDDLPRKAKTFYEREDSEKYALTLPFDDFKIGLPKGLSKGQNFFNEFARLTSHVHEVNDFSKLPIPFFCMSTNIATGEQILLDKGYLPEAVSASGALPSIFSPIELDGILMTDGGVANNYPIEEIRKKGAEIVIGIDVQDSLIPRDQLNSVTNIMLQISNFRTIKAMKTKMPETDVYIKPSISEFSLISFDQADKIIANGEKAAFANYEKLRAIKRRQKTSKSLAKVPKNSDTLLINSLVISGNQRYTRSYIKGKLKLKLNNPKTTTYKKLYEGINNLSATGNFDRASHRLIDKGSEKELVLNVKESENTMLLRLALHYDDLYKTAALINFTKKSLLFNNDVLSFDVALGDNIRYNLDYYIDKGFYWSIGLKNSLNRFNRNVQYELVREDFSLPDIEVNKINLDYLDFKTQFYLETLLNQTFSLGLGAEYRRFRLISETIGEDEDQLPRVVFDNSNYWSAFSYLKFDSYDNKYFPSSGFFFDGNVNYYLFDDNPNSENSNFVIAKADFGYAFNVFDKTSVNLGLSAGNRWEEQNIRSLNFFVGGFGAKMINNNIPFYGYDFLSIVGNSFAKAAITLDYEIFPKNHINLAANYANVGNRLFENGGWLESPEYSGYALGYGLETFAGPVQVKYSYSPEQKEGEWFFSVGFWF; this is encoded by the coding sequence ATGCAATCTACCTCAAATAAAGTTCTAAATATACTGTTAGTAGTGGTAGTTCTTTTTGCATCCAAAACCATATTCTCTCAAGATAAAGATATCCTTGAAATTCATGATAATCCGGAAGACGAAGATGTGAAAGTTGGGTTAGTTTTAAGCGGTGGTGGAGCTAAAGGATTGGCGCATATTGGCGCTCTAAAAATTATTGAAGAAGCTGGAATTAGAATAGATTACATTGGTGGAACGAGTATGGGAGCAATTATAGGCTCGTTATATGCATCAGGATATACTGCTAAAGAGTTAGACTCGATTTTCAGAGCTGTGGATTTTAATGTACTCATACAGGATGATTTACCAAGAAAAGCTAAAACTTTTTATGAACGCGAGGATTCTGAAAAATATGCACTTACACTTCCTTTCGACGATTTCAAAATAGGACTCCCAAAAGGGCTATCAAAAGGACAGAATTTTTTTAATGAATTTGCGCGATTAACCTCTCACGTTCATGAAGTTAATGATTTTAGTAAGCTTCCTATTCCTTTTTTCTGCATGTCTACCAATATAGCTACCGGCGAACAAATCTTATTGGATAAAGGATACTTACCTGAAGCTGTCTCGGCTAGTGGCGCATTACCTTCTATATTCAGTCCAATAGAATTAGATGGTATTCTAATGACTGATGGAGGTGTTGCTAACAATTACCCAATAGAGGAAATTCGTAAAAAAGGAGCCGAAATCGTAATCGGAATTGATGTGCAAGACAGTTTGATACCAAGAGACCAATTAAATTCTGTAACTAATATCATGTTACAGATAAGTAATTTCAGGACGATTAAAGCCATGAAAACCAAAATGCCTGAAACCGATGTCTACATAAAACCATCTATTTCAGAATTTTCATTAATATCTTTTGATCAGGCCGATAAAATTATTGCCAATGGAGAAAAAGCGGCATTCGCTAATTATGAAAAATTAAGAGCAATAAAAAGGCGTCAAAAAACTTCGAAATCACTCGCTAAAGTTCCTAAAAACTCTGATACACTTCTTATCAATAGCTTGGTTATTTCTGGAAATCAAAGATATACAAGATCCTATATCAAAGGAAAATTAAAGCTAAAACTAAATAACCCAAAAACCACTACCTATAAAAAGCTCTATGAAGGAATTAATAATCTATCTGCCACAGGTAATTTTGATAGAGCAAGTCATCGATTAATAGATAAAGGTTCTGAAAAAGAACTGGTTCTTAACGTTAAAGAATCAGAAAACACTATGTTATTGCGTTTAGCTCTTCATTATGATGATTTATACAAAACCGCTGCATTGATAAACTTCACTAAAAAAAGTTTACTCTTCAATAACGATGTCCTTTCGTTCGATGTAGCATTAGGAGATAATATCAGATACAATTTAGACTATTATATAGACAAAGGTTTTTACTGGAGTATTGGTTTAAAAAATAGTCTCAATCGTTTCAATAGAAACGTACAATATGAGCTGGTCAGAGAAGATTTTAGTTTACCCGATATAGAAGTTAATAAGATTAATCTGGATTATTTAGATTTCAAAACTCAGTTCTATTTAGAAACTTTATTGAATCAAACTTTTTCTTTAGGTCTTGGAGCTGAATATAGGAGATTCCGGCTTATTTCTGAAACTATTGGAGAAGATGAAGATCAATTACCTAGAGTTGTTTTTGATAATAGTAATTACTGGAGCGCTTTTTCATATTTAAAATTTGACAGCTACGATAATAAATATTTCCCATCTTCAGGATTTTTCTTTGATGGAAATGTTAATTACTATTTATTTGACGATAACCCAAACAGCGAAAACAGCAATTTTGTTATTGCAAAGGCTGATTTTGGCTATGCTTTTAACGTTTTTGATAAAACTTCAGTGAACCTAGGGTTAAGTGCAGGTAACAGATGGGAGGAACAAAATATAAGAAGTCTTAATTTTTTTGTTGGTGGTTTTGGCGCAAAAATGATCAATAACAACATTCCCTTTTACGGGTACGATTTTTTAAGTATTGTAGGAAATAGTTTTGCAAAAGCAGCTATTACTTTAGACTACGAAATATTTCCAAAAAATCACATCAATCTAGCAGCAAATTATGCTAATGTGGGAAACAGGTTATTTGAAAATGGCGGATGGCTAGAATCTCCAGAATATTCTGGATATGCGCTTGGATATGGTTTAGAAACCTTTGCCGGACCTGTACAAGTAAAATATTCATATTCTCCCGAACAAAAGGAAGGAGAATGGTTTTTTAGCGTTGGTTTCTGGTTTTAA
- a CDS encoding RimK/LysX family protein — MKDQKKIIGRTDKVDFSLLDLHGIDAKVDTGAYTSSIHCKEIKEVGQVLECRFLDPTHPEYNGKKFTFKNYDITAVKSSNGKVEVRYAIRTKITLFNKTHSITLTLSSRDDMRFPVLIGRKFLSGKFLVDPQLEDQSYNLKS; from the coding sequence TTGAAAGATCAAAAAAAAATAATTGGTAGGACTGACAAGGTGGATTTCTCACTTTTGGATTTACATGGTATTGATGCAAAAGTCGATACGGGAGCGTATACTTCTTCAATACATTGTAAAGAAATAAAGGAGGTAGGTCAGGTTTTGGAATGCCGATTTCTTGACCCTACCCATCCCGAATATAATGGTAAAAAATTTACGTTTAAAAACTATGATATTACTGCGGTTAAAAGTAGTAATGGAAAAGTAGAGGTTAGGTACGCTATTAGAACAAAAATCACACTTTTTAATAAAACTCATTCTATAACATTAACATTGTCTTCTCGTGATGATATGCGTTTTCCTGTATTGATTGGTCGTAAATTTCTAAGCGGAAAATTTTTGGTAGACCCTCAGTTAGAAGATCAGTCTTATAATTTAAAATCCTAA